In Merismopedia glauca CCAP 1448/3, the following are encoded in one genomic region:
- the mutL gene encoding DNA mismatch repair endonuclease MutL encodes MNSQTIYRLPTEVVHLIAAGEVIDSLAAVVRELVENALDAGATRISISLFPELWKISVADNGAGMELTDLELAATAHSTSKIHTLRDLSQITSLGFRGEALHSLAQLGSLEIHSRAAGSYEGWRVSYNSLGEVRETEIVALAPGTIVTVSDLFANWASRREALPTIPQQLRALQLTIWQIALCHPHITWQVQLDGRNWLALSRGTTASQILPQILPKVRSSDLQHLSLEVIIPGDEGLNSSSSLQLTAGLPDRCHRHRLDWVKVGINGRIVKAPELEQSIIAGFARTLPRDRYPICFLHLQISPHQIDWNRHPAKAEIYLNQVNYWQEKVVAAIEQVLKISPTQFPESLHDRRLGQILKVAENKGNYQVDPPPLPVESNDEGLIELKAVAQIHNTYIVAEQPTGLWLIEQHIAHERILYEQICDTWELVPIEPALILQNLSSTQVEQLERIGLVIEPFGEQLWAIRTVPAILRERKDCAEAVIELSLGGDLQTAQVAVSCRSAIRNGTPLTLAEMQDILDGWKRTRHPRTCPHGRPIYLSLEETALSKFFRRHWVIGKSHGI; translated from the coding sequence ATGAACTCCCAAACTATCTACAGATTACCCACAGAAGTTGTCCACCTAATTGCTGCTGGGGAGGTAATTGACTCTTTAGCCGCAGTAGTCAGAGAATTAGTTGAAAATGCCTTAGATGCTGGTGCAACTCGGATTAGCATTTCTTTATTTCCCGAACTTTGGAAGATTTCAGTGGCAGACAATGGTGCAGGCATGGAGTTAACCGATCTAGAGTTGGCTGCAACTGCTCATAGTACCAGCAAAATTCATACCTTACGAGACTTATCTCAAATTACTAGTTTAGGATTTCGAGGTGAGGCGCTACATAGTTTAGCCCAATTAGGTTCCCTAGAAATTCATTCTCGCGCGGCAGGTAGTTATGAAGGTTGGCGAGTCAGTTATAACTCTTTGGGAGAGGTGAGGGAAACAGAAATAGTGGCTCTAGCCCCTGGTACAATTGTCACTGTCTCAGATTTGTTCGCCAATTGGGCAAGTAGACGGGAAGCTTTACCCACAATTCCCCAGCAATTGAGGGCTTTACAGCTAACCATTTGGCAAATCGCCCTGTGTCACCCTCATATTACCTGGCAAGTCCAGCTAGATGGGCGTAATTGGCTAGCACTCAGTCGTGGTACTACAGCTAGTCAAATTTTACCCCAAATTTTACCCAAGGTACGTAGCAGCGATTTACAGCATTTGAGTCTCGAAGTCATTATCCCTGGCGATGAGGGTTTAAATTCCTCTTCAAGTTTACAATTAACTGCGGGATTACCAGATAGATGTCACCGCCATCGCCTCGATTGGGTGAAAGTAGGGATAAATGGCAGAATTGTCAAAGCACCGGAACTAGAACAAAGTATTATCGCTGGATTTGCCCGTACCTTACCACGCGATCGCTATCCTATCTGTTTTTTGCACCTGCAAATCTCCCCACATCAAATTGATTGGAATCGTCACCCAGCCAAAGCTGAAATCTACCTAAATCAAGTCAATTATTGGCAAGAAAAAGTCGTAGCAGCCATAGAACAAGTTCTCAAAATCAGCCCCACTCAATTTCCTGAAAGCTTACACGATCGAAGATTGGGTCAAATCCTCAAAGTTGCGGAAAATAAGGGAAATTATCAAGTAGATCCTCCTCCTCTTCCTGTAGAGTCTAACGATGAAGGATTAATCGAACTTAAAGCCGTCGCCCAAATCCACAACACCTACATCGTCGCCGAACAACCTACTGGTTTATGGCTCATTGAACAACATATCGCCCACGAACGGATACTTTACGAACAAATCTGCGACACTTGGGAACTCGTACCTATTGAACCAGCCCTAATTCTTCAAAACTTATCTTCCACCCAAGTCGAACAATTAGAACGCATCGGATTGGTTATAGAACCATTTGGCGAACAACTTTGGGCAATTCGGACAGTTCCTGCCATATTAAGAGAACGAAAAGATTGTGCGGAAGCTGTTATTGAACTAAGTTTAGGTGGAGACTTACAAACAGCGCAAGTTGCCGTTTCCTGTCGCAGCGCCATCCGTAATGGTACACCCCTCACTCTTGCAGAAATGCAGGATATTTTAGATGGCTGGAAGCGTACCCGTCATCCCCGCACCTGTCCTCATGGTCGTCCTATCTATCTATCATTAGAAGAAACTGCCTTATCCAAGTTTTTCCGCCGTCATTGGGTAATTGGCAAAAGTCATGGGATTTAG
- a CDS encoding YajQ family cyclic di-GMP-binding protein, whose protein sequence is MASTYSFDIVSDFDRQELVNAVDQTVREIKSRYDLKDTQTTVELGEEAININTDSEFTLDAVHTILTTKAAKRNLSLKIFDYGKSESAGGNRVRQEIKLRKGISSEIAKQISKLIRDEFKKLQASIQGDTVRVSAKSKDDLQLVIQRLKQEDYPVALQFTNYR, encoded by the coding sequence ATGGCATCTACTTATTCTTTCGACATTGTGAGTGATTTTGATCGCCAAGAGTTAGTCAATGCGGTAGATCAAACCGTTCGAGAAATCAAAAGTCGCTACGATCTCAAAGATACTCAAACTACCGTTGAGTTGGGCGAGGAAGCTATTAATATTAATACCGATAGCGAGTTCACTCTAGATGCAGTTCACACCATTTTGACTACTAAAGCGGCTAAACGGAATCTATCTTTGAAAATATTTGATTATGGTAAGTCAGAGTCGGCGGGAGGGAACCGCGTGCGTCAGGAAATTAAGTTACGCAAAGGAATTAGTTCGGAAATTGCCAAGCAGATTAGTAAGTTAATTCGAGACGAATTTAAGAAGTTACAAGCCTCAATCCAAGGAGATACAGTCAGGGTTTCAGCTAAATCTAAAGACGATCTGCAACTGGTAATTCAGCGACTCAAGCAAGAAGATTATCCCGTCGCTTTGCAGTTTACCAATTATCGATGA